Proteins encoded in a region of the Chelonoidis abingdonii isolate Lonesome George chromosome 2, CheloAbing_2.0, whole genome shotgun sequence genome:
- the AP3M2 gene encoding AP-3 complex subunit mu-2 isoform X1 — protein sequence MIHSLFLINSSGDIFLEKHWKSVVSRSVCDYFFEAQERATEAENVPPVIPTPHHYLLNVYRHKIFFVAVIQTEVPPLFVIEFLHRVVDTFQDYFGVCSEVVIKDNVVVVYEVLEEMLDNGFPLATESNILKELIKPPTILRTVVNTITGSTNVGDQLPTGQLSVVPWRRTGVKYTNNEAYFDVIEEIDAIIDKSGSTITAEIQGVIDACVKLTGMPDLTLSFMNPRLLDDVSFHPCVRFKRWESERILSFIPPDGNFRLLSYHVSAQNLVAIPVYVKQNISFRDSSSLGRFEITVGPKQTMGKTVEGVMVTSQMPKGVLNMSLTPSQGMHTFDPVTKLLSWDVGKINPQKLPNLKGTMSLQAGTSKPDENPTINLQFKIQQLAISGLKVNRLDMYGEKYKPFKGIKYMTKAGKFQVRT from the exons ATGATTCACAGCCTCTTCCTGATTAACTCCTCAGGGGATATTTTTCTGGAGAAGCACTGGAAAAGTGTTGTCAGCCGCTCTGTTTGTGACTACTTTTTTGAAGCACAGGAGAGGGCTACGGAGGCAGAAAACGTACCTCCTGTGATCCCCACACCTCATCACTACCTCCTGAATGTTTATCgtcataagattttttttgtggCAGTGATTCAGACAGAAGTGCCACCTCTCTTTGTCATTGAATTCTTACATCGGGTTGTGGACACTTTCCAG GATTATTTTGGTGTCTGCTCGGAAGTTGTAATCAAGGACAATGTGGTGGTGGTTTATGAGGTGCTGGAGGAGATGCTGGACAATGGATTCCCATTGGCTACTGAGTCCAATATCCTGAAGGAGCTGATAAAACCCCCCACCATATTGCGAACTGTTGTCAACACCATTACAG GAAGCACCAATGTAGGTGACCAGCTCCCTACTGGACAACTATCAGTGGTGCCATGGCGACGGACCGGTGTGAAATACACCAATAATGAGGCATATTTTGATGTAATTGAGGAGATAGATGCAATAATTGACAAATCAG GTTCCACAATTACAGCTGAAATCCAAGGGGTGATTGATGCTTGTGTTAAATTGACTGGAATGCCAGACCTCACCCTCTCTTTCATG AACCCCCGGTTACTGGATGATGTCAGCTTCCATCCATGTGTCCGTTTCAAGCGCTGGGAATCAGAGCGGATCCTCTCTTTCATCCCACCAGATGGAAATTTCCGATTGCTCTCCTATCATGTCAGCGCTCAGAA CTTGGTGGCAATTCCTGTCTATGTTAAACAGAACATCAGTTTCCGTGATAGCAGCTCATTGGGACGCTTTGAGATCACTGTGGGACCCAAACAGACTATGGGAAAGACTGTAGAGGGGGTGATGGTCACCAGCCAGATGCCAAAAGGGGTCTTGAACATGAGCCTCACCCCCTCACAGGGAATGCACACCTTTGATCCAGTTACAAAG TTGCTCTCATGGGATGTAGGGAAAATAAACCCCCAGAAGCTGCCGAATCTGAAGGGGACTATGAGCCTTCAAGCTGGCACATCAAAACCCGATGAGAatcccaccatcaaccttcaGTTTAAAATTCAGCAGCTGGCTATCTCTG gGCTGAAGGTGAATCGCCTGGACATGTATGGGGAGAAGTACAAACCGTTCAAGGGCATTAAATATATGACCAAGGCTGGCAAGTTCCAAGTTCGAACTTAG
- the AP3M2 gene encoding AP-3 complex subunit mu-2 isoform X2, protein MLQVSLFTHFSRLRAGFLPFRRRELLLRLFNRLWNTRLFCSQDLDYFGVCSEVVIKDNVVVVYEVLEEMLDNGFPLATESNILKELIKPPTILRTVVNTITGSTNVGDQLPTGQLSVVPWRRTGVKYTNNEAYFDVIEEIDAIIDKSGSTITAEIQGVIDACVKLTGMPDLTLSFMNPRLLDDVSFHPCVRFKRWESERILSFIPPDGNFRLLSYHVSAQNLVAIPVYVKQNISFRDSSSLGRFEITVGPKQTMGKTVEGVMVTSQMPKGVLNMSLTPSQGMHTFDPVTKLLSWDVGKINPQKLPNLKGTMSLQAGTSKPDENPTINLQFKIQQLAISGLKVNRLDMYGEKYKPFKGIKYMTKAGKFQVRT, encoded by the exons ATGCTACAGGTTTCTCTCTTTACCCACTTCTCAAGATTGCGTGCTGGGTTTCTGCCCTTCAGAAGGAGAGAATTACTTCTTAGGCTCTTCAACAGACTGTGGAATACCAGACTTTTTTGCTCTCAGGACCTA GATTATTTTGGTGTCTGCTCGGAAGTTGTAATCAAGGACAATGTGGTGGTGGTTTATGAGGTGCTGGAGGAGATGCTGGACAATGGATTCCCATTGGCTACTGAGTCCAATATCCTGAAGGAGCTGATAAAACCCCCCACCATATTGCGAACTGTTGTCAACACCATTACAG GAAGCACCAATGTAGGTGACCAGCTCCCTACTGGACAACTATCAGTGGTGCCATGGCGACGGACCGGTGTGAAATACACCAATAATGAGGCATATTTTGATGTAATTGAGGAGATAGATGCAATAATTGACAAATCAG GTTCCACAATTACAGCTGAAATCCAAGGGGTGATTGATGCTTGTGTTAAATTGACTGGAATGCCAGACCTCACCCTCTCTTTCATG AACCCCCGGTTACTGGATGATGTCAGCTTCCATCCATGTGTCCGTTTCAAGCGCTGGGAATCAGAGCGGATCCTCTCTTTCATCCCACCAGATGGAAATTTCCGATTGCTCTCCTATCATGTCAGCGCTCAGAA CTTGGTGGCAATTCCTGTCTATGTTAAACAGAACATCAGTTTCCGTGATAGCAGCTCATTGGGACGCTTTGAGATCACTGTGGGACCCAAACAGACTATGGGAAAGACTGTAGAGGGGGTGATGGTCACCAGCCAGATGCCAAAAGGGGTCTTGAACATGAGCCTCACCCCCTCACAGGGAATGCACACCTTTGATCCAGTTACAAAG TTGCTCTCATGGGATGTAGGGAAAATAAACCCCCAGAAGCTGCCGAATCTGAAGGGGACTATGAGCCTTCAAGCTGGCACATCAAAACCCGATGAGAatcccaccatcaaccttcaGTTTAAAATTCAGCAGCTGGCTATCTCTG gGCTGAAGGTGAATCGCCTGGACATGTATGGGGAGAAGTACAAACCGTTCAAGGGCATTAAATATATGACCAAGGCTGGCAAGTTCCAAGTTCGAACTTAG